A DNA window from Allokutzneria albata contains the following coding sequences:
- a CDS encoding NUDIX hydrolase, producing MTIDKIAWIHLDAGRILSTRSRGKDTFYLPGGKRDPGESDIQTLMREIAEELTVAIDPTSAVHLGTFQAQAHGHPPGVEVRMTCYTATFTGTLAPSSEIDEIIWLGYADRDRVAPVDQIIFDHLHRAGQLR from the coding sequence ATGACCATCGACAAGATCGCATGGATCCACCTGGACGCGGGACGCATCCTGTCCACCCGCTCCCGCGGCAAGGACACCTTCTACCTCCCCGGCGGCAAACGCGATCCCGGCGAGAGCGACATCCAGACCCTCATGCGCGAGATCGCGGAGGAGCTCACCGTCGCCATCGACCCCACCAGCGCCGTGCACCTGGGCACCTTCCAGGCCCAGGCGCACGGCCACCCTCCGGGCGTCGAGGTCCGGATGACCTGCTACACCGCCACCTTCACCGGCACCCTCGCACCCAGCAGCGAGATCGACGAGATCATCTGGCTCGGCTACGCCGACCGCGACCGCGTCGCCCCGGTCGACCAGATCATCTTCGACCACCTGCACCGGGCCGGGCAGCTGCGCTGA
- a CDS encoding carbon-nitrogen hydrolase family protein, whose product MTVVGALQLGSCVSTAATVDKVLGYEERLRESGAAVVVLPEALLGGYPKGSSFGTRVGYRLPEGREEFAEYFSRAVEVPGPEIAELAGLSARTGVSLVVGVIERAGSTLYCTAVFLDPEAGVVAKHRKLMPTAAERLIWGQGDGSTLPVVPTAAGLAGAVICWENYMPLLRTAMYAKGVQLWCAPTVDDREVWQSTMRHIAVEGRCFVVSACQYQPEEPSLPGSRINGGSVVVGPLGEVLAGPLTGEEGLVTAAIDVGALAGARYDFDVTGHYARPDVFTLTVDETPRPAVTFTSR is encoded by the coding sequence ATGACGGTCGTCGGGGCGCTGCAACTCGGGTCTTGTGTTTCCACAGCGGCAACTGTGGACAAGGTCCTCGGCTACGAGGAGCGGTTGCGGGAGTCGGGTGCGGCGGTGGTGGTGCTCCCGGAGGCGCTGCTCGGCGGCTACCCGAAGGGGTCGTCGTTCGGGACGCGCGTCGGGTACCGGCTGCCGGAGGGACGCGAGGAGTTCGCCGAGTACTTCTCCCGCGCGGTGGAGGTGCCGGGCCCGGAGATCGCCGAGCTGGCCGGGCTGTCCGCGCGGACCGGGGTGTCGCTGGTGGTCGGAGTGATCGAGCGAGCGGGCTCGACGCTGTACTGCACGGCGGTGTTCCTGGACCCGGAGGCGGGGGTGGTGGCCAAGCACCGCAAGCTGATGCCGACCGCGGCCGAGCGGTTGATCTGGGGGCAGGGCGACGGGTCGACGCTGCCCGTCGTACCTACCGCGGCGGGGCTGGCCGGTGCGGTGATCTGCTGGGAGAACTACATGCCGTTGTTGCGGACGGCGATGTACGCCAAGGGAGTTCAGCTCTGGTGTGCGCCCACTGTGGACGATCGCGAGGTCTGGCAGTCCACCATGCGGCACATCGCGGTGGAGGGCCGGTGCTTCGTGGTGAGCGCGTGCCAGTACCAGCCCGAGGAGCCGTCGCTGCCCGGCTCGCGGATCAACGGCGGCAGTGTGGTCGTAGGCCCGCTCGGTGAGGTGCTGGCCGGGCCGTTGACGGGGGAGGAGGGGTTGGTCACCGCCGCCATCGACGTCGGAGCGCTGGCCGGTGCCCGCTACGACTTCGACGTCACCGGCCACTACGCGCGCCCTGACGTCTTCACGCTCACCGTCGACGAGACCCCGCGTCCGGCGGTGACGTTCACATCGCGGTGA
- a CDS encoding MerR family transcriptional regulator, which produces MPDELFPIGRFARLCRLSVKQLRHYDDLGLLRPAHVDPGSGYRYYTRDQTRAALTIGLLRTLDVPLAAIADLLAGDEQTRQRVLSGERDRIDAQLRRQHAALRGVERLMREGLERRDISLSHEPALRVAVQRGSCTPEDIGRTYGDCVTRLLAAVDDVQGPPMGLYPLDLTPALEVAAAVPTQASPPGVDIETLPATPAAVIVHIGPFEELSLTYNAVLAWIHEHGHTPQGPVRETYLSDPATTESERFITRVAVPVTAM; this is translated from the coding sequence ATGCCCGACGAACTGTTCCCGATCGGCCGCTTCGCCCGGCTCTGCCGGCTCAGCGTCAAGCAGCTGCGCCACTACGACGACCTCGGGCTGCTCCGCCCGGCCCACGTCGACCCCGGCAGCGGCTACCGCTACTACACCCGCGACCAGACGCGCGCGGCGCTGACCATCGGGCTGCTGCGCACGCTCGACGTGCCGCTCGCGGCGATCGCCGATCTCCTCGCGGGCGACGAGCAGACCCGGCAACGAGTGCTGAGCGGGGAACGCGACCGCATCGACGCCCAGCTCCGCCGCCAGCACGCCGCACTCCGCGGTGTCGAACGCCTGATGCGTGAAGGCTTGGAGCGCAGGGACATCAGCCTCTCCCACGAACCCGCGCTGCGCGTCGCGGTGCAGCGCGGGAGCTGCACGCCGGAGGACATCGGCCGCACCTACGGCGACTGCGTCACCCGCCTGCTCGCCGCGGTCGACGACGTCCAGGGCCCGCCGATGGGGCTGTACCCGCTCGACCTCACGCCCGCACTGGAGGTCGCCGCCGCGGTACCCACGCAGGCGAGCCCGCCCGGCGTGGACATCGAGACCCTCCCGGCCACCCCAGCCGCCGTGATCGTCCACATCGGACCATTCGAGGAACTTTCCCTTACCTACAACGCGGTTCTTGCCTGGATCCACGAACACGGGCACACGCCACAGGGGCCCGTCCGTGAGACCTACCTCAGCGACCCGGCGACCACCGAGTCCGAACGGTTCATCACCCGCGTCGCCGTCCCCGTCACCGCGATGTGA
- a CDS encoding MarR family winged helix-turn-helix transcriptional regulator, giving the protein MTNKDELITEVIDSMPDWAVALVQLNALIADRMGVVTSDLHCLHALNHHGPATPGVLAERVGLSPGAASRMVDRLDAAGCIRRVPDPKDRRRVLIEPTEEGLRRADRYYEGLAARTREDLERFPVEHVGAIKEFLAATRVSTVAELQRLRDH; this is encoded by the coding sequence ATGACGAACAAGGACGAGCTGATCACCGAGGTGATCGACTCCATGCCGGACTGGGCGGTGGCCCTGGTGCAGCTCAACGCGCTGATCGCGGACCGGATGGGCGTGGTCACCTCGGACCTGCACTGCCTGCACGCGCTCAACCACCACGGCCCGGCCACCCCCGGGGTCCTGGCCGAGCGGGTCGGCCTCAGCCCCGGCGCGGCGTCCCGGATGGTCGACCGGCTCGACGCCGCCGGGTGCATCCGCCGCGTCCCCGACCCGAAGGACCGCCGCCGCGTGCTCATCGAGCCCACCGAGGAAGGCCTGCGGCGCGCCGACCGCTACTACGAGGGCCTGGCCGCGCGCACCCGCGAGGACCTGGAACGCTTCCCCGTCGAGCACGTCGGCGCGATCAAGGAGTTCCTCGCCGCGACCCGCGTCAGCACCGTCGCCGAACTCCAACGCCTCCGCGACCACTAG
- a CDS encoding DHA2 family efflux MFS transporter permease subunit, producing the protein MALAVVLVAAFMDLVDVTILNVVLPAIEADLGATAAQLQWMVGGYALALAVGLITGARLGDLLGHRRVFVTGLAGFALASALCGLAGSANVLVLARVLQGLLAAVMIPQVLTQIQLMYPPQRRAAPMAAYTALSGLAATLGPILGPALLAWDLGGLGWRLVFWVNVPIGLLAAVAALRLLPEDKPAPSRRLDLVGLVLSAVGLFLVLYPLNHNGNWELLAAGALVLAVFVLHERRVADPLVDLSLLRVRSVSGGLLLQLLFFVPTMGFFLVYMLHLQNAAGFGPMSAGLMMLPWSVAVPVFAGLAAAVLLPRTGRLTVQIGLVVLAAGFALVAAQPELVWGLIVGGAGMGLIIAPLAQLTLGEVAESDAGSASGLYNTVAQLAASLGVAIIGTHYTSTASLASALRLGVLMLAVALAATFLLPGRAAAREVVHA; encoded by the coding sequence GTGGCCCTGGCGGTCGTCCTGGTCGCGGCGTTCATGGACCTCGTCGACGTCACGATCCTCAACGTGGTGCTCCCGGCCATCGAGGCCGACCTCGGCGCCACCGCCGCCCAGCTGCAGTGGATGGTCGGCGGCTACGCGCTCGCCCTGGCCGTCGGGCTGATCACCGGCGCCCGCCTCGGCGACCTGCTCGGCCACCGCCGGGTCTTCGTCACCGGGCTCGCCGGGTTCGCGCTGGCCTCCGCGCTGTGCGGGCTCGCGGGCAGCGCGAACGTCCTGGTCCTGGCCCGCGTGCTCCAAGGCCTGCTCGCGGCGGTGATGATCCCCCAGGTCCTCACCCAGATCCAGCTCATGTACCCGCCGCAGCGCCGGGCCGCGCCGATGGCCGCCTACACCGCGTTGTCCGGGCTCGCTGCCACCCTCGGCCCGATCCTCGGCCCCGCGCTGCTGGCCTGGGACCTCGGCGGGCTGGGCTGGCGGCTGGTGTTCTGGGTGAACGTGCCGATCGGCCTGCTCGCGGCGGTCGCCGCCCTGCGGCTGCTGCCGGAGGACAAGCCCGCGCCGTCGCGGCGCCTCGACCTGGTCGGCCTGGTGCTCTCGGCGGTGGGGCTGTTCCTGGTGCTCTACCCGCTCAACCACAACGGGAACTGGGAGCTGCTGGCCGCGGGAGCCCTGGTGCTGGCCGTGTTCGTCCTCCACGAACGCCGCGTCGCCGACCCGCTGGTGGACCTGTCGCTGCTGCGCGTCCGCTCGGTCTCCGGTGGACTGCTGCTCCAGCTGCTGTTCTTCGTGCCCACCATGGGGTTCTTCCTGGTGTACATGCTCCACCTGCAGAACGCGGCCGGGTTCGGCCCGATGTCGGCGGGCCTGATGATGCTGCCGTGGTCGGTCGCGGTCCCGGTGTTCGCCGGGCTCGCCGCGGCCGTGCTGCTGCCCAGGACCGGCCGCCTCACCGTCCAAATAGGACTGGTCGTGCTCGCGGCCGGGTTCGCGCTCGTCGCCGCGCAGCCCGAGCTGGTGTGGGGCCTGATCGTCGGCGGAGCCGGAATGGGCCTGATCATCGCGCCGCTGGCGCAGCTGACCCTCGGCGAGGTCGCCGAATCCGACGCGGGATCGGCCTCCGGGCTCTACAACACCGTCGCCCAGCTCGCCGCCTCGCTCGGGGTCGCGATCATCGGCACGCACTACACCAGCACCGCCTCGCTCGCCTCCGCACTCCGGCTGGGCGTCCTGATGCTCGCGGTCGCCCTCGCGGCCACGTTCCTCCTGCCGGGCCGCGCCGCGGCCCGGGAGGTCGTCCATGCCTGA
- a CDS encoding DEAD/DEAH box helicase, whose product MPERLHATYVPAHGAFALWGAETDIAGRRVVCRLALPQGERVEPADVEACLVGPDELPGATASARAWREAVRLVEKGADDDAFAELAQRMPPAAHAILNAEETAISSAAALLDRYRRAAAARAKLGAINADLRPYQVDGVAWLHSVPGGGVLADEMGLGKTLQAICLLATRDGPHLVVCPTSLVGNWRREIGRFAPDTPVLTHHGPRRDLPRPVPPRTVVLTSYSVLRSDSGLADVDWDVVVLDEAQQVKNPDAQASKAAARLSAQRRVAMTGTPVENRLDELWAIMSLTNPGLLGTRARFRQRFGAPVEQRRSATAAARLNALITPHVLRRTKSEVATDLPPKVYSTVACTLTAEQAQLYRDAVERAFTDGLGAGIERRGRVLALLTALKQICNHPAQYRPDELPLTGRSGKFDRATEMLTEIVEDDDRALVFTQYRTMGELLSRHLAHQLGGPVPFLHGGLTAAQRDELVRAFQHDDDAPPVLLLSLRAAGFGLNLTRAGHVMHYDRWWNPAVEEQATDRAHRIGQTRPLTVHTLVTGGTIEDHIARLHENKRALAEAVSGAETAFADLTDEQLHDVLDLDPGALS is encoded by the coding sequence ATGCCTGAGCGCCTGCACGCCACCTACGTGCCAGCGCACGGCGCTTTCGCTCTGTGGGGAGCCGAAACCGACATCGCCGGGCGCCGCGTCGTCTGCCGCCTCGCCCTCCCGCAGGGCGAGCGCGTCGAACCCGCGGACGTGGAGGCGTGCCTCGTCGGCCCCGACGAGCTGCCCGGTGCCACCGCGTCGGCGCGGGCCTGGCGCGAAGCCGTCCGGCTGGTCGAGAAAGGCGCCGACGACGACGCGTTCGCCGAGCTGGCTCAGCGCATGCCGCCCGCCGCGCACGCGATCCTCAACGCCGAGGAGACCGCGATCAGCTCGGCCGCCGCGCTCCTTGACCGCTACCGTCGAGCAGCAGCGGCCCGCGCCAAGCTCGGGGCCATCAACGCCGACCTCCGCCCCTACCAGGTCGACGGTGTCGCGTGGCTGCACTCCGTGCCCGGCGGGGGAGTGCTCGCCGACGAGATGGGCCTGGGCAAGACCCTCCAGGCGATCTGCCTGCTGGCCACCCGCGACGGACCACACCTGGTCGTCTGCCCGACCTCGCTGGTCGGGAACTGGCGGCGGGAGATCGGCCGCTTCGCGCCGGACACGCCGGTGCTCACCCACCACGGGCCTCGCCGCGACCTGCCCCGGCCGGTGCCGCCCCGCACGGTCGTGCTCACCAGCTACAGCGTCCTGCGCTCTGATTCCGGTCTGGCAGACGTCGACTGGGACGTCGTGGTGCTCGACGAAGCCCAGCAGGTCAAGAATCCCGACGCCCAGGCCAGCAAAGCCGCGGCGCGGCTCAGCGCGCAGCGCCGGGTGGCCATGACCGGCACCCCGGTGGAGAACCGCCTCGACGAGCTGTGGGCGATCATGTCGCTGACCAACCCGGGACTGCTCGGCACCCGCGCCCGGTTCCGGCAGCGCTTCGGCGCCCCCGTCGAACAACGCCGCTCCGCCACCGCCGCCGCCCGGCTCAACGCGCTGATCACGCCCCACGTGCTGCGGCGAACCAAATCCGAGGTCGCCACCGACCTGCCGCCGAAGGTGTACTCGACCGTCGCGTGCACCCTCACCGCCGAACAGGCCCAGCTCTACCGCGACGCCGTGGAGCGCGCCTTCACCGACGGGCTCGGCGCGGGCATCGAACGCCGCGGCCGCGTCCTGGCGCTGCTCACCGCGCTCAAACAGATCTGCAACCACCCCGCCCAGTACCGGCCCGACGAGCTGCCGCTGACCGGGCGCTCCGGGAAGTTCGACCGCGCGACGGAAATGCTCACCGAGATCGTCGAGGACGACGACCGGGCGCTGGTGTTCACCCAGTACCGGACGATGGGGGAGCTGCTGTCACGGCACCTCGCCCACCAACTCGGCGGCCCCGTGCCGTTCCTGCACGGCGGACTGACCGCGGCCCAGCGCGACGAACTCGTGCGGGCCTTCCAACACGACGACGACGCGCCGCCGGTACTCCTGCTCAGCCTGCGCGCGGCCGGATTCGGCCTCAACCTCACCCGCGCCGGGCACGTGATGCACTACGACCGCTGGTGGAACCCGGCTGTGGAGGAACAGGCCACCGACCGCGCCCACCGCATCGGCCAGACCCGCCCGCTCACCGTGCACACCCTCGTCACCGGCGGCACCATCGAAGACCACATCGCCCGCCTGCACGAGAACAAGCGCGCACTGGCCGAGGCGGTCTCCGGCGCCGAGACCGCATTCGCCGACCTGACCGACGAGCAACTGCACGACGTCCTCGACCTCGACCCGGGAGCCCTGAGTTGA
- a CDS encoding epoxide hydrolase family protein → MPETITRFRADIPEAALADLRRRLTETRWPEAETVDDWSQGVPLAYLRELCQYWADEHDWRAAEARLNSFPQYRTEIDGLGIHFLHVRSPHPDALPLLLTHGWPGSVLEFLKVIGPLTNPADPRDAFHVVCPSLPGYGFSDKPRASGWGVHRIATAWIELMDRLGYERFGAHGGDWGTSVTTSIAQQVPRRIVGIHLAPPLAAPDPDTFGELTDAERAAIADLDRAKKTEDGYSVQQGTRPQTLGYALTDSPAGQCAWILEKFRAWTDCDGDPERALTRDEMLDNITLYWLTGTAASSARLYWESITEIQKLFTDPTTSTVDVPVGAAIFPKELLRPSRRWAAKRFTDIRQWSELPRGGHFGAFEQPELFVDDLRAFFRLVR, encoded by the coding sequence ATGCCGGAAACCATCACGCGCTTCCGCGCCGACATCCCCGAGGCAGCCCTCGCCGACCTGCGCAGGCGGCTGACCGAGACCCGCTGGCCCGAAGCCGAGACCGTCGACGACTGGTCCCAGGGCGTTCCCCTGGCCTACCTCCGCGAACTCTGCCAGTACTGGGCCGACGAGCACGACTGGCGCGCCGCCGAGGCCCGCCTCAACTCCTTCCCCCAGTACCGCACCGAGATCGACGGGCTCGGCATCCACTTCCTGCACGTCCGATCCCCGCACCCGGACGCGCTGCCGCTGCTGCTCACCCACGGCTGGCCCGGCTCGGTGCTGGAGTTCCTGAAGGTCATCGGCCCGCTGACCAACCCGGCCGACCCCCGCGACGCCTTCCACGTCGTGTGCCCGTCCCTGCCCGGGTACGGCTTCAGCGACAAGCCCCGGGCCAGCGGCTGGGGCGTCCACCGCATCGCCACCGCGTGGATCGAGCTGATGGACCGCCTCGGCTACGAGCGCTTCGGCGCCCACGGCGGGGACTGGGGCACCAGCGTCACCACGAGCATCGCCCAGCAGGTACCCCGGCGGATCGTCGGCATCCACCTCGCCCCACCGCTGGCCGCACCCGACCCGGACACCTTCGGCGAGCTCACCGACGCCGAACGCGCCGCCATCGCCGACCTCGACCGCGCCAAGAAGACCGAGGACGGCTACTCCGTCCAGCAGGGCACCCGCCCGCAGACCCTCGGCTACGCCCTCACCGACTCCCCGGCGGGCCAGTGCGCGTGGATCCTGGAGAAGTTCCGCGCCTGGACCGACTGCGACGGCGACCCCGAACGCGCCCTCACCCGCGACGAGATGCTGGACAACATCACCCTCTACTGGCTCACCGGCACCGCCGCCTCCTCCGCCCGCCTCTACTGGGAGAGCATCACCGAGATCCAGAAGCTGTTCACCGATCCCACGACGTCCACAGTGGACGTACCGGTGGGCGCGGCGATCTTCCCGAAAGAGCTGCTGCGGCCCTCGCGGCGCTGGGCGGCCAAGCGGTTCACCGACATCCGCCAGTGGAGCGAACTGCCCCGCGGCGGCCACTTCGGCGCCTTCGAACAACCGGAGCTGTTCGTCGACGACCTGCGCGCGTTCTTCCGCCTCGTCCGCTGA
- a CDS encoding lipase family protein has product MTTAAASDHKATGHSLAHAHWLAKAAGLAYSDPATVTAKVGEWGFDRVRHHHTRHTPPFPLQDTQAYTAASDSMIVVAFRGTQPVEIRDWLSDITTPPWPGYGGTGFIHFGFGQALDSVYADVLDAITTLRDNDQTLWITGHSLGGALAMLAGARLYFEDPKLLAGGIYTYGQPRTCDPLLAAAHNKAFAKRMHRFVNNNDIVAQVPPEPLLHHVNALHYIDASGRIRDSMPLLGALVDRVKGLTADALAPARDAIRDHSITKYVDAIGKNL; this is encoded by the coding sequence ATGACCACCGCCGCCGCGTCCGACCACAAGGCCACCGGTCACAGCCTCGCCCACGCCCACTGGCTCGCCAAGGCCGCGGGCCTGGCCTACTCCGATCCGGCCACCGTCACGGCGAAGGTCGGGGAGTGGGGCTTCGACCGCGTCCGCCACCACCACACCCGGCACACCCCGCCGTTCCCCCTGCAGGACACCCAGGCCTACACCGCCGCCAGCGACTCCATGATCGTCGTCGCCTTCCGCGGCACCCAGCCCGTGGAGATCCGCGACTGGCTCTCCGACATCACCACCCCGCCGTGGCCCGGCTACGGCGGCACCGGGTTCATCCACTTCGGCTTCGGCCAGGCGCTGGACTCGGTCTACGCCGACGTGCTCGACGCGATCACCACCCTCCGCGACAACGACCAGACCCTGTGGATCACCGGCCACAGCCTCGGCGGGGCACTGGCCATGCTCGCGGGCGCCCGCCTGTACTTCGAGGACCCGAAGCTGCTCGCCGGCGGCATCTACACCTACGGCCAGCCCCGCACCTGCGACCCGCTGCTCGCCGCCGCGCACAACAAGGCCTTCGCCAAGCGCATGCACCGCTTCGTCAACAACAACGACATCGTCGCTCAGGTCCCGCCCGAGCCGTTGCTCCACCACGTCAACGCGCTGCACTACATCGACGCCAGCGGCAGGATCCGCGACAGCATGCCGCTGCTCGGCGCCCTGGTCGACCGGGTCAAGGGGTTGACCGCCGACGCGCTCGCCCCCGCCCGCGACGCCATCCGGGACCACTCCATCACCAAGTACGTCGACGCTATCGGAAAGAACCTCTAG
- a CDS encoding GNAT family N-acetyltransferase, producing the protein MNPRIIVATENDVDGLVSSVEGLFAEDGGRRDPFMDTGWPAREGAAYYADLVGQPDALCLLAGKDQVAGHLVGLIRRSSLRPGAVTGVLESMRVAPASRRRGIGSALIERFFDWAAGCGANEFSVSAYSSNEAALALYRKHGFVPFETKLTRGSFR; encoded by the coding sequence ATGAATCCACGAATCATTGTTGCGACAGAGAATGACGTTGACGGTCTCGTGTCGTCGGTGGAGGGTCTGTTCGCCGAGGACGGCGGGCGGCGCGATCCGTTCATGGACACGGGCTGGCCCGCTCGGGAGGGTGCGGCCTACTACGCCGACCTGGTCGGCCAGCCGGACGCGTTGTGCCTGCTGGCCGGGAAAGACCAGGTGGCGGGGCATCTGGTGGGGCTGATCAGGAGGTCGTCGCTGCGACCGGGGGCGGTGACGGGGGTGCTGGAGAGCATGCGCGTCGCTCCCGCTTCCCGGCGGCGCGGAATTGGTTCGGCGTTGATCGAGCGATTCTTCGATTGGGCGGCCGGGTGCGGGGCGAACGAGTTCTCGGTGTCGGCGTATTCGAGCAACGAAGCCGCACTGGCGTTGTACCGCAAGCACGGCTTCGTACCGTTCGAGACGAAACTGACTAGAGGTTCTTTCCGATAG
- a CDS encoding TetR/AcrR family transcriptional regulator: MARRADAARNVQLLIAAARSLFDESGPDAALDEVARRAGVGNATLYRNFPTRADLLVAVYAGEVDALCARGAELLHRTSAAEALEEWLSCFVAHVATKRPLALACTENNSERRTELFGGWHEAMRSSAAKLLTRAQEEGAVGADLTVANLLAVTSAAAVAATDPEHAQHLLHVMCHGIFN, translated from the coding sequence ATGGCACGCCGGGCAGACGCCGCGCGCAACGTCCAGCTGCTCATCGCCGCGGCGCGGAGCCTGTTCGACGAGTCCGGTCCCGATGCCGCACTGGACGAGGTCGCCCGGCGCGCGGGGGTCGGCAACGCCACCCTGTATCGGAACTTCCCCACTCGCGCCGACCTTCTCGTCGCCGTCTACGCCGGGGAAGTGGACGCGCTCTGCGCGCGGGGCGCCGAACTTCTCCACCGGACATCTGCGGCGGAGGCACTGGAGGAATGGCTGAGCTGCTTCGTGGCACATGTCGCCACCAAGCGCCCGTTGGCTTTGGCCTGCACGGAGAACAACAGCGAGCGGCGCACGGAGTTGTTCGGCGGTTGGCATGAAGCGATGCGGTCGAGCGCGGCGAAGCTGCTCACCCGAGCCCAGGAGGAGGGCGCCGTGGGCGCCGATCTCACGGTGGCGAACCTGCTCGCCGTGACCAGCGCGGCCGCCGTCGCGGCAACCGATCCCGAGCACGCGCAGCACCTTCTGCACGTCATGTGCCACGGCATTTTTAATTAA
- a CDS encoding nuclear transport factor 2 family protein translates to MALSSGDRVAIADVLSMHGHICDSGELDRLDEVFTADATYDLTDFGQHPLEGVRAIAAAGRALGELNPVGHHITNIVLTELGDGSVHARAKGIGVNADGTCASVTYEDRLLRGEEGWRIERRKVTAHRVPLGGKH, encoded by the coding sequence ATGGCTCTGAGCAGCGGCGATCGTGTCGCCATCGCGGACGTGCTGTCCATGCACGGTCACATCTGCGACAGCGGGGAACTGGACCGGCTGGACGAGGTCTTCACCGCCGACGCCACCTACGACCTCACCGACTTCGGACAGCACCCGCTCGAAGGAGTGCGAGCCATCGCGGCGGCGGGGCGCGCGTTGGGGGAGCTGAACCCGGTCGGCCACCACATCACCAACATCGTCCTCACCGAACTCGGGGACGGCTCGGTGCACGCCCGCGCCAAGGGAATCGGCGTCAACGCGGACGGAACGTGCGCGAGCGTGACCTACGAGGACAGGCTCCTCCGCGGTGAGGAGGGCTGGCGGATCGAGCGGCGCAAGGTGACCGCGCACCGGGTCCCGCTCGGCGGGAAGCACTAG
- a CDS encoding LysR family transcriptional regulator yields MDVHLRDLRYFVAVAEHLHFTEAAEALYVSQPALSKQIRALETQLRTPLFVRDRRGVQLTPAGCALLPAAREVLAAWSRAEDVLASAAADSEATLVIGMSTGLGRGLLPAIRARFAETAPGVRLVLRQVGWEDVTAGLDAEERQRTDAAFVWLPLTEPERFEWVPVAVEPRLVALPESHPLAAREEIDFVDLLGEPFLALPKDSGPARDHWLAVEARGGAPAVIGGEVASTEETVEALASGLGVCLVAEGNAVLVTRDGIVTRPVRGLGPSTLALAWRRGDDRPLLRAFRAVLPVLG; encoded by the coding sequence ATGGACGTGCACCTGCGGGATCTGCGCTACTTCGTCGCTGTCGCCGAGCACCTGCACTTCACGGAGGCGGCCGAGGCGCTGTACGTCAGCCAGCCCGCGCTGTCCAAGCAGATCAGGGCGTTGGAGACGCAGCTGCGCACGCCGTTGTTCGTCCGGGACCGCCGCGGGGTCCAGCTCACCCCGGCCGGGTGCGCGTTGCTGCCCGCCGCGCGCGAGGTTCTGGCGGCGTGGAGCCGCGCGGAGGACGTGCTGGCGTCGGCGGCGGCCGATTCGGAGGCGACGCTCGTCATCGGCATGAGCACCGGGCTGGGCCGGGGTCTGCTGCCCGCGATCCGCGCGCGTTTCGCCGAGACCGCGCCGGGTGTGCGGCTGGTGTTGCGGCAGGTCGGCTGGGAGGACGTCACGGCGGGCCTGGACGCGGAGGAACGGCAGCGCACCGACGCGGCGTTCGTGTGGTTGCCCTTGACCGAGCCGGAACGCTTCGAGTGGGTGCCGGTGGCCGTGGAGCCCCGGTTGGTGGCGCTGCCGGAGTCGCATCCGCTGGCGGCGCGGGAGGAGATCGACTTCGTCGACCTGCTGGGCGAGCCGTTTCTCGCGCTGCCCAAGGACAGCGGCCCCGCGCGTGATCACTGGCTGGCCGTGGAGGCGCGCGGCGGGGCGCCCGCGGTCATCGGCGGTGAGGTCGCTTCGACGGAGGAGACGGTGGAGGCGTTGGCGTCGGGGCTGGGCGTGTGCCTGGTGGCGGAGGGCAACGCGGTCCTGGTGACGCGGGACGGGATCGTCACGCGGCCGGTGCGGGGACTGGGACCGTCCACTTTGGCCTTGGCGTGGCGGCGGGGTGACGACCGTCCGCTGCTGCGCGCTTTCCGGGCTGTCCTTCCGGTCCTGGGCTAG